A region of Flocculibacter collagenilyticus DNA encodes the following proteins:
- a CDS encoding NUDIX domain-containing protein: MHSNNTLAATPNIYQGIQVLADKLPTDVAEFKLQLVASLLDWQQQQYKVVWLSVPQTLSSHIPVAIEQGFTFHHAKNEQLTLTKRLEAGSEVPNFATHTIGTGGVVISEDNQILTIVEQLHMATRPNLFKFPGGMLEPGEMIADGVRREVFEETGISTTFGGLIGFRHYHGGQFSTSNIYAVCRLYPTSFDIQIDETEIGKARWMPVEEYLAMDSVLDFNKQVVNSVLANEPLQHTEFDTSQIKNHSEYEFFLKK, translated from the coding sequence ATGCACTCTAATAACACCCTTGCTGCAACCCCAAACATTTACCAAGGTATTCAAGTATTAGCTGATAAGTTACCTACCGATGTTGCAGAATTTAAGCTGCAGCTGGTGGCTTCATTACTTGATTGGCAACAGCAGCAATATAAAGTGGTGTGGCTTTCAGTGCCACAAACGTTATCTTCGCATATACCTGTTGCCATTGAGCAGGGGTTTACGTTCCATCATGCTAAAAATGAGCAGCTAACGTTAACTAAACGATTAGAGGCAGGATCTGAAGTACCTAACTTTGCGACTCATACCATTGGAACGGGTGGGGTGGTGATCAGTGAAGATAACCAAATTCTGACTATTGTCGAACAGTTGCATATGGCCACGCGTCCTAACCTGTTTAAGTTTCCGGGGGGGATGTTAGAGCCGGGCGAAATGATTGCAGATGGGGTTAGACGAGAAGTATTCGAGGAAACAGGCATTTCCACCACTTTTGGCGGCTTAATTGGGTTTCGCCATTATCATGGCGGACAATTCAGTACGTCTAACATCTATGCGGTGTGTCGTTTGTATCCCACTAGCTTTGACATTCAAATTGATGAAACAGAAATTGGCAAAGCACGATGGATGCCCGTTGAAGAATATTTGGCGATGGATAGCGTGCTCGATTTTAACAAGCAAGTTGTTAATAGTGTATTAGCAAACGAGCCATTACAACATACAGAATTTGATACATCGCAAATTAAAAACCACAGTGAGTACGAATTTTTTTTAAAAAAATAA
- a CDS encoding M90 family metallopeptidase — MVILGWIFGKPYWQAYQRHKIKQQAFPKAWREIIKRRFPYFKKMPADLQLQLKKHVQVFIAEKTFVGGANLNITDEIKVTIALQACLLLLNRKTNYYPKLERIVVYPGAFAKTQRELDHAGLETERRTVMLGESWQLGKVILSWQDTVAGAEDPCDGSNVVIHEFAHQLDQESGHANGAPLLPSSINYQQWSDALDQAFKQLKYQQATGQASLFDYYGATNPAEFFAVASEVFFEQTQDFARHYPHMYQLFCRYYAVDPLHWH; from the coding sequence ATGGTTATATTAGGTTGGATTTTTGGTAAGCCTTATTGGCAAGCGTATCAACGTCATAAAATTAAACAACAAGCCTTTCCTAAAGCGTGGCGTGAAATTATTAAACGCCGTTTTCCATATTTTAAAAAAATGCCTGCCGACTTGCAGCTACAATTAAAGAAGCATGTGCAGGTGTTTATTGCCGAAAAAACCTTTGTTGGTGGCGCTAATTTAAACATTACTGATGAAATAAAAGTCACGATCGCGCTGCAAGCATGTTTACTGCTGTTAAATCGGAAAACAAATTATTATCCGAAGTTAGAGCGGATAGTTGTATATCCTGGTGCATTTGCGAAAACGCAAAGAGAGCTGGATCATGCCGGTTTAGAAACCGAAAGACGTACCGTTATGTTGGGCGAAAGCTGGCAATTGGGCAAAGTGATCTTATCTTGGCAAGATACAGTGGCGGGAGCTGAAGATCCGTGTGATGGCAGTAATGTGGTTATTCATGAATTCGCCCACCAGCTAGATCAAGAAAGTGGTCATGCTAATGGAGCGCCGTTATTACCTAGCTCGATAAATTATCAGCAGTGGTCTGATGCATTAGATCAAGCATTTAAGCAATTAAAATATCAACAGGCGACGGGGCAGGCCAGTTTGTTTGATTATTATGGCGCAACCAATCCTGCTGAGTTTTTTGCAGTGGCATCGGAAGTGTTTTTTGAACAAACACAAGATTTTGCTCGCCATTATCCGCACATGTACCAGTTATTTTGTCGTTATTACGCGGTTGACCCTTTGCATTGGCATTAG
- a CDS encoding HD domain-containing protein: MPDNTTGLTSYTSKYEAHFYQYMSERISTDPAHDINHVMRVVANAKSIAAKESLNHPCNIEVVIAGAWLHDCITLPKNHPDRAQASTLAAQEAKRFLSSIDYPPAWIDEVCHAVEAHSFSAGISATSLEAKIVQDADRLDGLGAIGIVRCFITGASFGASFYNQDDPFCHTRSPQDKQFSVDHFYVKLFKLAELMQTTGAKQEARQRIEYMKGFLAQLEVEIN, translated from the coding sequence ATGCCAGATAACACCACAGGATTAACCTCTTATACGTCCAAATACGAAGCTCATTTCTATCAATACATGAGTGAACGGATTAGCACCGATCCCGCTCATGATATAAATCATGTGATGCGGGTGGTGGCTAATGCAAAATCGATAGCGGCAAAAGAGTCCCTTAACCACCCTTGTAACATCGAAGTTGTTATTGCCGGGGCATGGTTACATGATTGCATCACGTTACCTAAAAACCATCCAGACAGGGCGCAAGCCTCTACGTTAGCAGCACAAGAAGCAAAACGATTTCTAAGTAGTATTGATTATCCACCAGCGTGGATTGATGAGGTATGCCATGCCGTAGAAGCGCACAGTTTCAGTGCAGGCATTTCTGCAACATCGCTTGAAGCTAAAATAGTACAGGATGCTGACCGATTAGACGGGCTAGGTGCAATAGGTATTGTGCGTTGTTTTATTACTGGCGCATCATTCGGCGCAAGTTTTTACAATCAAGACGACCCGTTTTGTCATACCCGATCACCACAAGACAAGCAATTTAGCGTTGACCACTTTTATGTAAAATTATTTAAACTTGCAGAGTTAATGCAAACCACAGGCGCAAAACAAGAAGCACGACAAAGAATAGAGTATATGAAAGGCTTTTTAGCGCAGTTGGAGGTTGAGATAAATTAA
- a CDS encoding 5-oxoprolinase subunit B family protein, with product MNTITQHKALINTLHIAGFLIEIRVAGVDGLLLSFFNTHIENSQQRCGSDVINTISTGLKAADPHFVVNFGAYHQILLTFDVMILDHLQCVERLAACLSLVLPGVNTHQLINAEPINDKDNEQSKSHDSVLTIPVYYDNEVAADLLAISQKLQLSVEQIIELHCAPTYHVEAIGFAPGFGYLAELPSPLQLPRKATPVTNVAAGSVAIAGNKTAIYPQSSPAGWHVIGRTPVTLFDPTTAPYSLLSLGLAVQFNAISRHTFLELGGQLD from the coding sequence GTGAATACGATTACCCAGCATAAAGCCCTCATTAACACCTTACATATTGCAGGTTTTTTAATTGAAATCCGTGTAGCTGGCGTGGATGGACTGTTGCTTTCATTTTTCAATACACATATTGAAAACAGTCAACAAAGGTGTGGTTCTGATGTGATTAATACGATTAGTACAGGATTAAAAGCTGCTGATCCTCATTTTGTGGTTAATTTTGGCGCGTACCATCAGATACTGTTAACGTTTGATGTGATGATTTTGGATCATCTGCAGTGTGTAGAACGTTTAGCTGCATGTTTAAGCCTGGTTTTGCCTGGTGTTAACACTCATCAGCTGATTAACGCTGAACCCATAAACGATAAGGATAACGAGCAAAGTAAATCCCATGACTCGGTACTTACTATTCCGGTTTATTATGACAATGAAGTAGCAGCGGATCTGCTCGCGATTAGTCAAAAGTTGCAATTATCTGTCGAGCAAATCATCGAACTGCATTGCGCGCCAACTTATCATGTTGAGGCAATAGGCTTTGCTCCTGGTTTTGGTTATCTAGCTGAATTACCTTCGCCACTACAACTCCCCAGAAAAGCCACTCCTGTTACCAATGTTGCTGCGGGCAGTGTGGCCATTGCGGGTAATAAAACTGCCATTTATCCACAGTCTTCACCAGCAGGCTGGCATGTTATTGGCCGTACGCCTGTTACTTTATTTGATCCTACAACAGCGCCATATTCCTTATTGTCTTTAGGGTTAGCAGTGCAATTTAATGCGATTAGCCGCCATACGTTTCTCGAATTAGGAGGGCAACTTGACTAA
- a CDS encoding M3 family metallopeptidase — translation MKKLSISAVAAALLLAGCGDDAAQTITTSTETPASASSSKTLSEVSISNPFFSDYQTPYGIPPFEKIKLAHYKPAFMKGIAEHKAEIEQIANNTAPATFENTIVAMERAGQLLSKVEYVFYNLTSANTSDEMQALSKEMSPLLSSHSDDINLNAKLFARVKSVYDNQERLNLNTAQAKLLKDNYISFTRNGANLNDTQKTTLRSLNEQLSKLSIEFGENALKEVQNFKLVIDKKEDLAGLSDSVIAAAADTAKKQGLEGKWVFTTSRPSFTPFVTYADNRELRQQMFEAYTNVANNDNEFDNKEIVAKMAALRAEKAQLLGYKTHAHYVLEERTAKTPENAYALLNKVWPAAIARAKAEVKDMQALANKQGDNITIAAWDHWYYAEKIRKAKYDLDEELTRPYFSLEATLDGVFYTVNQLFGLTVKERHDLPKYHDDVRTFEVFDKDGSLLGIFLTDHYVRDSKRAGAWMNAYRKQHKVDGKNIKPIIVNVLNYPRPTADQPSLLTFDQASTLFHEFGHALHGLLSDGVYESQTGTAVPRDFVEYPSQVMENWMTEPQVLAKFAKHYQTGEVIPQAMIEKIQAAAQFNQGFGTTEYLAAAYLDLYWHTLETTDLKDTAQFEKAAMAELGLIDEIAPRYRSTYFRHIFSGGYSAGYYSYIWSEQFDADTYDAFKENGIFDQKTAQSFRDNILSQGGTDDALTLFKKFRGRDAKVEPLLKKKGLVVADKASKL, via the coding sequence ATGAAAAAACTTTCTATTTCTGCAGTTGCAGCTGCATTACTACTTGCGGGTTGTGGTGATGATGCCGCACAAACAATAACGACATCAACAGAAACACCTGCAAGTGCTTCGTCAAGCAAAACACTATCAGAAGTGAGCATCAGCAACCCATTTTTTAGCGATTATCAAACACCGTACGGCATCCCTCCATTTGAAAAAATTAAACTGGCACATTACAAGCCTGCGTTTATGAAAGGCATTGCCGAGCATAAAGCAGAGATTGAACAAATTGCCAATAATACCGCGCCAGCCACGTTTGAAAATACGATTGTAGCAATGGAGCGCGCTGGTCAGTTATTAAGTAAAGTTGAGTATGTGTTTTATAACCTAACGTCTGCCAATACCAGTGATGAAATGCAGGCGTTATCAAAAGAAATGTCTCCATTACTGTCTTCACACAGCGATGATATTAATTTAAACGCTAAACTCTTTGCGCGTGTAAAGTCGGTTTATGACAACCAAGAAAGGTTAAATTTAAACACTGCTCAAGCTAAGTTATTGAAAGACAATTACATTAGCTTTACGCGTAATGGTGCCAACTTAAACGACACTCAAAAAACAACATTGCGTAGCTTAAATGAACAGCTTAGTAAGCTGTCGATAGAGTTTGGTGAAAATGCCTTAAAAGAAGTACAAAACTTCAAATTAGTGATCGATAAGAAAGAAGACTTAGCTGGATTGTCAGACAGCGTGATTGCTGCTGCCGCCGACACCGCTAAAAAGCAAGGATTAGAAGGTAAGTGGGTATTTACAACTAGCCGACCTAGCTTCACACCATTCGTTACTTACGCCGATAATCGTGAGCTACGCCAGCAAATGTTTGAAGCGTACACCAACGTAGCAAACAATGATAATGAGTTCGACAATAAAGAAATTGTTGCCAAAATGGCCGCATTACGTGCTGAAAAAGCCCAGTTACTCGGTTATAAAACCCACGCGCATTATGTGTTAGAAGAACGCACAGCTAAAACACCTGAAAATGCTTATGCATTGTTAAATAAAGTATGGCCAGCTGCCATTGCACGTGCCAAAGCTGAAGTGAAAGACATGCAAGCATTGGCTAACAAACAAGGTGACAACATTACCATTGCAGCATGGGACCACTGGTACTACGCTGAAAAAATCCGTAAAGCTAAATACGATTTAGACGAAGAACTTACTCGTCCTTACTTCTCACTGGAAGCCACTTTAGATGGCGTATTTTATACGGTTAACCAATTATTCGGCTTAACAGTAAAAGAGCGTCATGACTTACCGAAATACCATGACGATGTGCGTACCTTTGAAGTATTCGACAAAGACGGCTCTTTATTAGGTATCTTTTTAACCGATCATTATGTGCGTGACAGCAAACGTGCAGGCGCATGGATGAATGCATACCGTAAACAACATAAAGTTGATGGTAAAAATATCAAACCTATTATTGTTAACGTACTAAACTACCCTCGCCCAACCGCTGATCAGCCATCGTTACTTACCTTTGATCAAGCAAGCACATTGTTCCATGAGTTTGGTCATGCCTTACATGGCTTATTGTCTGATGGTGTGTACGAATCTCAAACTGGCACAGCAGTACCACGTGACTTTGTTGAGTACCCGTCACAAGTAATGGAAAACTGGATGACAGAACCACAAGTGCTAGCAAAATTTGCAAAACACTACCAAACCGGTGAAGTGATCCCACAAGCCATGATTGAAAAAATTCAAGCTGCTGCACAATTTAACCAAGGCTTTGGCACCACTGAATATTTAGCCGCAGCGTATTTAGATTTATACTGGCATACACTTGAAACAACCGATTTAAAAGACACCGCACAATTTGAAAAAGCGGCCATGGCAGAGTTAGGGTTAATCGACGAAATTGCACCGCGTTATCGCAGTACTTATTTCCGCCATATTTTCTCTGGTGGCTACTCAGCTGGTTATTACAGCTACATTTGGTCAGAACAGTTTGATGCTGATACGTATGACGCATTTAAAGAAAACGGTATTTTTGATCAAAAAACCGCGCAATCATTCCGCGACAATATTTTATCTCAAGGTGGTACCGATGATGCCCTTACCTTATTTAAAAAGTTCCGCGGCCGTGACGCAAAAGTAGAGCCGTTACTGAAGAAAAAAGGACTGGTTGTCGCAGACAAGGCGTCAAAACTGTAA
- the upp gene encoding uracil phosphoribosyltransferase gives MSQFSELTHPLIQHKLTEMRDKHTPKKLFNQNLFEITQLMTYAVTQDLPLQTTTVTTPLCDYEAPTLLDDNIVIVPILRAGLGMSHAVEALIPTASIGCIGVYRDEETKRPVEYLIKLPDLTNKQIIVTDPMLATGHSAAYAIKLLVERGATEQNIRLMTLVACPEGLQVIAEAFPQVHTYTAALDSHLDENAYIVPGLGDAGDRLFGTEH, from the coding sequence ATGAGCCAATTTAGCGAATTAACCCACCCACTTATTCAGCATAAATTAACTGAAATGCGTGACAAGCACACGCCGAAAAAACTGTTTAATCAAAACTTGTTCGAAATAACCCAACTGATGACCTACGCAGTAACCCAAGATTTACCACTGCAAACTACAACCGTAACCACTCCCTTGTGCGACTATGAAGCACCAACCTTGTTAGATGACAATATTGTTATTGTGCCAATTCTACGTGCTGGGCTTGGTATGTCGCACGCGGTTGAAGCGCTCATTCCCACCGCTAGCATTGGCTGCATAGGCGTATATCGTGATGAAGAAACCAAGCGCCCGGTTGAGTATTTAATCAAATTACCTGATCTCACCAATAAACAAATCATAGTAACCGATCCAATGCTAGCAACGGGCCATTCCGCCGCTTATGCGATTAAGCTATTAGTTGAACGTGGCGCAACAGAGCAAAACATAAGACTGATGACGCTAGTGGCTTGCCCGGAAGGATTACAGGTGATTGCTGAAGCTTTTCCGCAAGTTCACACGTATACCGCTGCGTTAGACAGTCATTTAGACGAAAATGCTTATATTGTGCCCGGGTTAGGCGATGCAGGTGACCGGTTGTTTGGAACAGAGCATTAA
- a CDS encoding DUF440 family protein: MLSIEQVSELAEDIFYELAEDNLSAEKLDEFDQQAEQIGFVEARDPQEAIWLASLDFVPDPEDYAEVIIGLNRSIAADVNQQEVFARILISKDEDDKFCHILWPEKPAEH, encoded by the coding sequence ATGTTATCCATTGAACAGGTTTCCGAACTCGCCGAAGATATTTTTTATGAATTAGCAGAAGATAATTTAAGTGCTGAGAAGCTCGATGAATTTGATCAACAAGCGGAACAAATTGGTTTTGTTGAAGCGCGCGATCCACAGGAAGCTATTTGGTTAGCCTCATTGGATTTTGTGCCTGATCCAGAAGACTACGCCGAGGTAATTATTGGCCTAAATCGTTCAATCGCAGCTGATGTTAATCAGCAAGAAGTGTTTGCTAGAATTCTGATCAGTAAAGATGAAGATGATAAATTTTGTCATATTTTATGGCCTGAAAAGCCTGCTGAACACTAG
- a CDS encoding 5-oxoprolinase subunit C family protein — MTKSGFLVKQSGVYTTVQDGGRLNALPLGVTTGGVMDEYAYLWANQLLGNALHTPQLEVTIGGLQLIAQVDTCVVVTGAQCTFTINGIAKPLWHVHTISRGDEIKLGYARRGVYSYFAVMNGFICADMWGSCATVEREKIGGFNQDGSKIAQGDLLACHAVGLEDMSGLRSLSPKFIPHYYGTNEKQVLPLRLIPGYQFDALSQPTMDYLLAHRFQVTSHSDRMGYRLRAQHNNSTSASTINPLSNMNELTCSQGISFAAVQVPPSGEPIILLKDRQTLGGYPVLGNILPVDAFRLSQCTAGCTVQFKLIEPLQAIAIQRIFYQQFMRKPSR; from the coding sequence TTGACTAAGTCCGGTTTTCTGGTCAAACAGTCGGGCGTATATACTACGGTGCAAGACGGTGGGCGATTAAACGCTTTACCGTTAGGCGTAACAACAGGCGGTGTCATGGATGAATATGCCTATTTATGGGCGAATCAGTTATTAGGAAACGCACTGCATACCCCGCAATTGGAAGTGACGATAGGTGGGCTGCAATTAATCGCACAAGTAGATACCTGTGTTGTGGTAACGGGCGCACAATGCACTTTCACGATTAATGGCATAGCCAAACCGCTTTGGCATGTTCATACAATTAGCCGAGGAGACGAAATTAAACTAGGTTATGCCAGAAGAGGTGTTTATAGTTATTTTGCAGTGATGAACGGCTTTATTTGCGCCGATATGTGGGGCAGTTGTGCTACCGTTGAGCGCGAAAAAATAGGTGGGTTTAATCAAGATGGCAGCAAAATAGCACAAGGTGATTTATTAGCCTGCCATGCGGTTGGGCTTGAGGATATGTCGGGTTTGCGCAGTCTATCACCTAAATTTATTCCACATTATTATGGTACGAATGAAAAGCAGGTATTACCGTTACGCTTGATACCCGGGTATCAATTTGATGCATTATCGCAACCAACAATGGATTATTTATTAGCGCATAGGTTTCAGGTAACCAGTCACAGCGATCGCATGGGGTATCGACTACGCGCTCAACATAACAATAGCACTAGCGCTAGCACGATTAATCCCCTGAGCAATATGAACGAGCTCACTTGCTCGCAAGGGATCAGTTTTGCCGCGGTGCAAGTTCCCCCAAGTGGTGAGCCGATTATACTTTTAAAAGATCGCCAAACCTTAGGAGGCTATCCTGTATTAGGTAACATTTTACCTGTTGATGCTTTTAGATTAAGCCAATGCACCGCTGGTTGTACGGTGCAATTTAAACTGATTGAACCTCTGCAGGCCATAGCGATACAGCGGATTTTTTATCAGCAGTTTATGCGTAAACCTTCGAGATAA
- a CDS encoding deoxynucleoside kinase gives MTNVNQFKLIAIEGNIGVGKSTLLPQLVNELNTSSTEQWRLIIEDVDTDPEFQRLLKAFTVDPSRRIEFQRYITNKRADICQGLDPNYNYVIERSLFSDLVFCQANLAEACRPDGKDLDYYYDIQDKLTDYPQVSAVVYLKSDPVKSYQRMLARSRDAEAGTTQEYLQLVSDCHDTFLPHICRRYNTQLLIQDWTDFGCYQTLARRLLEDICPDIMTKVA, from the coding sequence ATGACGAATGTTAATCAGTTTAAATTAATTGCAATTGAAGGCAATATTGGAGTGGGTAAGTCCACGTTATTACCACAACTGGTTAACGAGCTGAATACGAGCTCTACAGAACAATGGCGCTTAATTATTGAAGACGTAGACACTGATCCTGAGTTTCAACGCTTACTTAAAGCGTTTACGGTTGACCCTAGTCGTCGCATAGAGTTTCAGCGTTATATTACTAACAAGCGCGCCGATATTTGCCAAGGGTTAGATCCAAACTATAACTATGTTATTGAACGTTCGTTATTTTCAGACTTAGTGTTTTGCCAAGCGAATTTGGCTGAAGCCTGTCGTCCAGACGGTAAAGATTTAGACTATTACTACGACATTCAAGACAAATTAACAGATTACCCGCAAGTGTCAGCGGTCGTCTACCTAAAGTCAGATCCAGTGAAGTCATATCAACGTATGTTGGCACGTTCACGTGATGCTGAAGCAGGTACTACGCAGGAATATTTGCAGCTAGTGTCTGACTGCCACGATACGTTTTTACCGCATATTTGCCGCCGCTACAACACGCAGTTACTCATTCAAGATTGGACCGACTTTGGCTGCTATCAAACACTAGCACGCCGTTTACTCGAAGATATTTGTCCAGACATTATGACTAAAGTAGCTTAA
- a CDS encoding methyl-accepting chemotaxis protein: MKIINNLSFKIKLLMLVLIPLLGCLYFSLTQVIADFQKRQVLNDISELSQLAILNNAMVHELQKERGMSAVYIGSNGQRFKTELSQQHALTDTQKNKVSQFISHLDSTTDEANTLIKQIQAKLAELDSIRQQILALTISKPDALNYYTTTNHSVLLFTNYFISISPKETVNIATAYYNFLEAKERAGIERAVASGGLANNRFSSDNFEKLISLITAQNIYTQQFLLSASQPTQQQYQSMLNDNAVKEVMRIRKLIINIGASGPYETEAAYWFDMATKRINLLKNNENYIAEHFANEIDTLLSNMNTQLLVNLATVIIVILITAFVAYTILTVMLKQLDSLVLTLKKVAKEHDLTARSEIYTRDELGNMAMALNNTLESFAGAIDQISNNSVKLSESANETATTIQLNTVSIQSQQDETAQVATAIEQMSATVEEVARSASQALQTAQNANNKAINSQTVVGESLTAIDNLVQQVNEIGSRISTLHETSNQIVTVIDVIKSVAEQTNLLALNAAIEAARAGEQGRGFAVVADEVRTLAQRTQTSTVEIETIINQLQQEADNAYKEIDSSQENVKKTVESAEKIEFSLTEIVTGISDINAMIEQIATATEEQVSVTTEINKNISDIDSATKQIAQGSEQVSNSANNQASLANNLQQLATTYRI; encoded by the coding sequence ATGAAAATAATTAATAACTTATCCTTTAAAATAAAGCTGCTCATGCTGGTGTTAATACCTTTATTGGGTTGTTTGTATTTTAGTTTGACTCAAGTCATTGCTGACTTTCAAAAGCGACAAGTGTTAAACGATATATCAGAACTATCACAGCTCGCTATCTTAAATAACGCGATGGTTCACGAACTGCAAAAAGAAAGAGGGATGTCGGCAGTTTACATTGGCTCTAATGGTCAACGTTTCAAGACCGAGTTAAGCCAGCAACATGCGCTGACAGATACACAAAAAAACAAAGTTTCACAGTTTATTAGTCATCTTGATAGCACCACCGATGAAGCTAACACGCTTATTAAGCAAATACAGGCTAAGCTTGCTGAATTAGATTCCATAAGACAACAAATATTAGCGCTCACTATTTCAAAGCCAGATGCACTTAACTATTACACAACTACCAACCACTCAGTTTTATTATTTACCAATTATTTTATTTCTATTAGTCCAAAAGAAACGGTAAACATTGCGACCGCTTACTACAATTTTTTAGAAGCGAAAGAACGAGCAGGCATAGAACGCGCCGTTGCAAGTGGCGGCTTGGCAAACAATCGTTTCTCTAGCGATAACTTTGAAAAGCTAATTAGTTTAATTACCGCACAAAATATTTACACCCAACAGTTTTTGTTGTCGGCAAGTCAGCCCACTCAGCAGCAGTACCAGTCAATGCTAAATGACAATGCGGTAAAAGAAGTGATGCGTATTAGAAAACTCATTATTAACATTGGGGCAAGTGGCCCGTATGAAACAGAGGCGGCTTACTGGTTCGACATGGCAACAAAGCGCATTAACTTACTAAAAAATAATGAAAACTATATTGCTGAACACTTTGCTAATGAAATTGACACCCTATTAAGCAATATGAATACGCAATTACTCGTTAATCTTGCCACTGTGATCATAGTCATCCTGATTACCGCGTTCGTTGCATATACGATATTAACCGTGATGCTAAAACAGCTAGATAGCTTAGTACTTACGCTGAAGAAAGTCGCTAAAGAGCACGATTTAACGGCACGAAGCGAAATATATACCCGTGACGAATTAGGTAATATGGCAATGGCACTCAATAATACCCTAGAGTCGTTTGCTGGCGCTATCGATCAAATTAGCAATAACAGTGTTAAACTTTCCGAATCAGCTAATGAAACGGCAACCACCATCCAACTCAACACGGTTAGTATACAAAGTCAGCAAGATGAAACCGCTCAAGTTGCTACTGCAATTGAACAAATGAGTGCAACCGTAGAAGAGGTCGCGCGCAGTGCAAGCCAAGCGCTTCAAACTGCACAAAATGCCAATAACAAAGCCATCAACAGCCAAACTGTTGTAGGTGAGTCATTAACTGCAATCGATAATTTAGTGCAACAAGTAAATGAAATTGGCAGCCGTATTAGTACGTTACACGAAACAAGCAACCAAATTGTTACCGTTATTGATGTAATAAAAAGTGTTGCAGAACAAACTAACCTCTTAGCGTTGAATGCAGCCATTGAAGCCGCCCGAGCAGGAGAACAAGGACGAGGCTTTGCCGTTGTTGCCGACGAAGTGCGTACCTTAGCTCAGCGCACCCAAACGTCCACCGTAGAGATAGAAACCATTATTAACCAACTGCAACAAGAAGCAGATAATGCTTATAAAGAAATTGATAGCTCGCAAGAAAATGTGAAAAAGACCGTTGAAAGCGCTGAAAAAATAGAATTCTCGCTGACCGAAATAGTAACTGGCATTTCAGACATTAATGCCATGATTGAACAAATTGCCACAGCAACAGAAGAACAAGTCAGTGTGACCACCGAAATTAATAAAAATATTTCTGATATAGATTCCGCCACCAAACAAATTGCACAAGGCTCGGAACAAGTATCAAATTCAGCCAACAATCAGGCGTCTTTAGCCAATAATTTACAACAACTTGCCACTACTTATCGAATTTAG